The Eriocheir sinensis breed Jianghai 21 chromosome 48, ASM2467909v1, whole genome shotgun sequence genomic sequence AGAATATCTCATCAATCTAATTTCTCATAATTACTCACATAATGACAAACAAATCATAAGCACCAAAGTCAGAATACAACTTATTGTTTTACAACCATCAGCACCCTATTTACAAGCAACTACTTACTTGGGGTCGGTTATTCTCAGGATTTCTCTCACCAGACGGCCGATGAAGTTAACCGAGTGAGGGTCTGAGGGAGGGAACTTAGGGATGGGGATTGCCACACTCTGGTAGATGCTCTCATGGTCAGATATTTTCTTCTTCACCAGCTGATTGCATTCCTGCATGAGGATATAAACTGAATATGTTGCTGACCATATTTCTTAATATGCCTAAAGTGTGCTAAGAAACAACTAAGACATATGGTAAACAGATCTGTGTTCAATGGAAGGATGCTTAACAtctaagagaaaggaaaggaaaggaaaaagttctACTATAGTTCCCTCATTAAGAAACTCCAAATGAACAATCGTCAGAATAGCTGTGATAAagcacaacattcacacacaaatGGCTTACCTGTTCCACATTGTAGTTGATGATGCGAGACATTTCCTCCTGCCAGATCTTCAGACCATACATACTGATGTAATCCTGAATGTACTCAAAGGATGTGCAGAAGCCATTCATCTGCTGGCCCACCAGAGTGAGTCGACAGTAAAGTTCGCTTCCCTGTAATGAAAGAAGACTAACAACTGGTCACAAGACTCAGGGAAATGTAAGCTCAAAGAGAAAAGGCTAACAAATAAACTGCTAAGAATTTGATGTTTAAGTGCAATAACAAGCGATACAAAAAATACTAATCTTAACATCTAGATAAAATTAATTTATTCATTCATAGTTAGTTTTTGTGTCACACAAGTTTCTACAAGCCACATTTAAGGTAAAAGTGCTGATGGAACTCACCCTGTTCTTGTATCCCAGTGagtttgaagggaggaaaagtgcaGATCAAATAACTTACATAATACCAAATTTATAGCTATCCTTCACTTGCCTTAGTGTACAGgtcaacaaaaaaagtgacacttGTGACCACAGACTCATATCATGCCAAGGagtctgaggtgtgtgtgtggaagagctCACCTTAACCTTAGTGTTGAAGGTCAGTCCCTCGTGCAGTATCTTGGCTACCAGCAGGGTCAGTTCCCGCCGTACCCCATCCTCCAGCAGCCGCCGGGGGTCCACCTGGATCACCCCCACCAGTGTGGTCTCCATCATGGCCACACCCTCGGCCAGCACGGCCACCCGGTGACTCAGCTCCGCCATCTGGATCAAACATTAAATGATAACTAAACCTTTAAAGACTGCTCCATTCACTTGAAGTAATTGACATCCTCTTCCCTCGCTCGCTAATAACTATAAAGACTTGACTATTTAACGAATGAATAACAGAGTACATTGGACTGAACAAAGATGTGAGGAACACCAGCTACTCTTATAAGATATACTATTAGTCAATCCCCAAGCTTCTGTAAGATGTCAAAGTTTAGAAGAGGTTTCCAAATTACAGTTCAATATATTGcagcacaaaaaaacaatagtgCAGGGTTTTGTGTCCACTGGCAAATGTTTCATTACATGACCTTTGGAATATGATACATCAAACTTCACAACTTTATGAAGAATAGATGGTATACCAAATGCCTAtgcttcactcctttccctcacctggtATCTTTCTGAGAGCTGAGCAAAGTCCCTCATCTTGTCCTTGTCAAGTCTTGTCGGTACCTCTTTGATCTTTTCTGTCTGCAACTTGATGAGCTTGGCCAGCAGACTAAACATGGTCTCAGGAATGATCTGCAGGACCTGACagcaccaaaaaacacataaaagttGCTTGATCATTggacacagatgtatttagtaaagTATGCTGAACCGTCAGAAATAAAGTCTAGCAAaaaagaaattgataaaaaacAACCTTGACATAGGTTCTCTTACTTTTCTAACGTAGGATACAAGCTCCCCAGAGTAGTAGGCAGAGACAGAGATCAGGTCTGGACTCCGAGCCTGATTAATCCGCAGCAGAGGCAAATCTAGACCTGACGAGAGCTTCAGAAAGGTGGCACGAAGCCGGGCCACGTGTGACGGGTCCTTCTTCACCGCAGCCTGGAACATGGCAAAAAAATATTGATTGTGCCTATGCATTTGAAAATGGGTGAATAATAAGGTGATATAATTTCTTTGATTTCAAACATCCACCATTACTCAGGCAAGGTTAAATGGGATGGAAGGAGTTAGAATagttaaagaaaaaagttaaagggaATGTATATAAGTGGGCCGAAAAAAATAGTCTTAAAAAGATAGACTAAAttatgtaagaagaaaaaaatgttaaataataagataaaaaggCAGTGCATATTTTTGTAGCTTTTACTTTGCCTTCCTCCAACAAACCTGCATGATGGGAGTGTAGTCATCCACCAGGACCCAGGCGTAGGAGAGGTCCgatatgagggagagagtgaccAGCTCATCCTCGTTGACTCCTGCCACCCTCACCAGTGACTGGAGGGCCGTCACCATCTCCCCGATGGCCTGTACCACACCAGCACTTGACTCAAGGCCGTGAAACTCTGCAACATGAAGAAACGTGCTAAGTAGTTCTTgatatttaacttttttattcacttatcaagatcagtatatttttttcacactGATTCCTTCCCATCTATTATAGTTCGCTGATGTTAATGTTACTTGTAGGAGGCTACAAGATAAGTTTGttgtatgttaatttttgttGGTAAGATAAATGTGATGTGAAACTCTTTGGACATTGGTGCGAGAGGTTGAGACAGCCTGGAAGAAAGATGAAACACTGAAGGGAGGTCTGGTAAGGCATGGGTGCAAAGGGCAGCAGATAGAGGTCTCACTAAACTCCCTTCAAAGCAAAGAGTAGTTACAATAGGAAGTAAAGAAAACCAGCttacccttcacttccttcagcGCTTGTATCAGCTGGATGATCTTCCGGCCCGATGGTCCCGGCTCATCAAGGTTCAGGCTCGTGATCTCTTCCCCAATGTCTTTGAACCACTTGTTGAGGCGGTCATTCTTCTCCACCCGAGCCAGTGGCCGGTTGCCAGAGAACACCTCCGATAATTCTAGGGCCTGCTGGTTTGCCAACGTACGATATTTGTTCCAATTTTCCTCCTGAAATAACATACAACTGACATCACTGCATTCAGGTTATCAGAGGCTTAGGGAAAACTGTAAAGGAAGTAACAGGTGGCAATGGAAACGTCACTTGATAATTAGCAATTCACCGTTTTCTTCAACAATTTGCTTTAGCCCACACCATATCAGCATAAGGTTTAGAGGAAActaaaataagaaatgaagaacCAAAATGTACATCAATATTTCCTGTACagcataaaagaaaaggaaacataaagGGCCAAGGAATGATGGAGGAGAGCTCTTCATCTTAAAAATATTCCCATGAAACAGGAACAGGATATCCTCTTCATTGTACTTCAAGAATCAGGCTCAATAAAAGGATCAAGGGAGGCACAGCACTCATTATTACTGGCCTTGGCAATCAATGAAGAGGCTCTTTACTCCTTACCTTCTCCGAAATTAGCCTTTTGTATATCTGGGTGAGGTCGTGTTCCAAGGAGGAGGtgttgaggagcagttgaaacaAAGTCATGGGCGTGTACTGCAGGTCAGCCACCACCTACAGGACAGGGAGCCACACCATTAACTCACACTGAAGCCAATGAAAGCAATCAACTTGCCATCATTGTCTGCTATCCAAAAATCACCAACAACACACATAGTCCATCATACATAAGCATCAACCaaagaagaaaactaatattATTCACGGCACAATTACAAAAGCTACTTCCTTGCCTGGTCTCGCACAGCCTTACACCTCCTGTTGCTGTCAGCTCCCATCTTGCTGAGGGAGGCAGCGTGCAGCATGACCCAGCGCAGCACCACATTACACTCCCGCAGGAGGTTGAGAATCTTGTTGCTGTGGTCCAGGACGCGGCCCTGGGAGAGCGCCCCGTCAGCACGCAGCTGCTCCGTCTGCTTCAACAACTTGGTGAGCTTGGCATTCATTCTTGTGGCTTGGTCTCTGATGTTGGTGACCTTCAAATAATCATTAATAGGTTATTCTTTTAGGAtggagaaataataaataaagcacTCCAAATGCCAAATGCCAATGAGGAAAGTCAGTCAAACAAAACACCAAGAAGTATACATTAAAACTGTTTGAGTAATTCAATAAACTGTTCAGAGTAgggcttctttctttcttttgaaaTACTGAATCTGAGGTGGCAAAACAGTCCATGTTTTAGAAGTTGTATGACAATACCTTATGGAGATCACCACTTTAACATCATGCCAGACATTTTAAATACTATGCAAACAATAATATCCAACAATACTTCAGAGCTCTTGGCTGTCCTCACCTCTAGTGTATTGTTGAGGGCCTGCTTGGCAGCCTTATAAGGTTCCCAAGCTTCTATGAGGTTAGTTGTCAGCCCCATGTAGTAACTGACAACCCAGTTGTCGGGGAAAAACTTGTCCACAATTTCCCTCATTTTAGCGGTTTGTGAGTTGAGGATGTTGGGCGTGAAGTAGAGACACACATAGAGCATTGCCGCCTGATTGGCCAGCGCAGCGGACCGGTGCTCTGGAGAAGGGTACGCTTGCACCTGGTAAGGGAGAAtaggtaaaattaggtaaattaacctaaaaccaaaaaaaacatgCCTGTTTATCCATTATACAGTACTACACAAAAGATTCAAGTATCTATAACTGCAGATAAGTAAACCAAGTCTtggaaaattaaataaacaaagacaaaataAATTGAAGCACAACACAATATTTCAAATGCTTGTTCCCCACCTGGTGATAGATGTCATCCGATCTTAAGTAGCCCAGTGCAAGGCTGACATAATTATCTGGGATCTCAACTCTCCTGAAATACAAGAATCATTGCATAagattatttattttatctacacTGCAATATGTGCTACAAATGATCATTAAAAATACATACTATATGGGAGGAAACAAACTGGGAACTCTCAATTTCTTATATTTAGAGCCTGGGAATTCTATCCTTTCATGGGTTTTGTGTCCCTCCCCATAATTAACAGTCAGCCCAATCCCTGATGTGGATTGGTTGGGGTAGAAACTGTAACCACTTAAATCTAACACACAATCGTCTTACTTGAAATAGTCCTCAGGATAGTTCAGGGGCCTTTTAGTGCCTGGGAGGGTGGAATACCCCGTTGATCTGAGAAGTTTACAGACATCATCAATGTTGGTATCACTTGATGCCTTCTGTCCAGCATATCTGTGGTGCGCTACAATGATCCTCTCCCTCACCAGGCCAGGGAAGAGGTAGtccaccaccagcagcatcacACCATATAGATACAATGCTTCGCACTACATGAAAGAAGCCGAAAGAGCAGAAATCAGTTTTAAATGAAGAGTGTGTCTATCAAATAAACCTTAATAGTAAAAAATGCTTTAGACAGTAAATTATCAAACAGCCACATGCACCATCATACCAAACAATTACAACATTTCACTCTTAATGTAATGATTCCTTATTGGAAGGCATCAAAGCTGACAAAGAATTTCAAGTAAAATAAATACCTCAACATGAAAAGCAATTTCTTAAAAGCCAATGCAGACATGAATCTCACCATAAGTTGCTTTCCATCAGCATTTAAAAACATGTTTTCCAGAG encodes the following:
- the LOC126981538 gene encoding WASH complex subunit 5-like — translated: MDLLAENNVCGQAVLRLVARGNSIIAELMRLADYVPQVFRLETRAEQQKYGDIILDFTYFKAAEGFNKKIENSSVLMDIDDEIRESHRSILSRIYSAFESIHRYVSDLNGFLQDLNEGIFIQRTLENMFLNADGKQLMCEALYLYGVMLLVVDYLFPGLVRERIIVAHHRYAGQKASSDTNIDDVCKLLRSTGYSTLPGTKRPLNYPEDYFKRVEIPDNYVSLALGYLRSDDIYHQVQAYPSPEHRSAALANQAAMLYVCLYFTPNILNSQTAKMREIVDKFFPDNWVVSYYMGLTTNLIEAWEPYKAAKQALNNTLEVTNIRDQATRMNAKLTKLLKQTEQLRADGALSQGRVLDHSNKILNLLRECNVVLRWVMLHAASLSKMGADSNRRCKAVRDQVVADLQYTPMTLFQLLLNTSSLEHDLTQIYKRLISEKEENWNKYRTLANQQALELSEVFSGNRPLARVEKNDRLNKWFKDIGEEITSLNLDEPGPSGRKIIQLIQALKEVKEFHGLESSAGVVQAIGEMVTALQSLVRVAGVNEDELVTLSLISDLSYAWVLVDDYTPIMQAAVKKDPSHVARLRATFLKLSSGLDLPLLRINQARSPDLISVSAYYSGELVSYVRKVLQIIPETMFSLLAKLIKLQTEKIKEVPTRLDKDKMRDFAQLSERYQMAELSHRVAVLAEGVAMMETTLVGVIQVDPRRLLEDGVRRELTLLVAKILHEGLTFNTKVKGSELYCRLTLVGQQMNGFCTSFEYIQDYISMYGLKIWQEEMSRIINYNVEQECNQLVKKKISDHESIYQSVAIPIPKFPPSDPHSVNFIGRLVREILRITDPKTTVYVAQLRTWYDSRSHTEVLSSTVMNKVESSISTSGLTGVDKLLAFLIVTELQTLVREVETAWKKDATLKEALKAMVPQLGQNSPVVAQPVRQYTGWAQRTTRLCTLMADHLMKVGQMQILRLHAASRLNSSCKFDAKYLAAALSTMNESLMADVKNHYKDPTRPYPDEDGALTSELCVFLEWCGMTQPLDRIYITTQALPPVALLLLLTVVSQFPKIHFSKQVGGLASIRGNEGVDGEPFVVGLVTVLRQYHQDHTLRFLQLLAQCVTSYAAHAAANNANKGADLPQETVTGMAVLEEVAKKMSIPKKTLSLYVPKHLLAVHNG